A stretch of DNA from Candidatus Pseudomonas phytovorans:
TCGAAACCGCAAGTGATGCAATCAGGCAGCACATCCTGCAATTGAATGGCGCCAGTGCCAACGCACAATGAGCCTGGCCCCGTAAAAAATCCCTGAAAATAAATGAGGTGTTTTTTCATTCTCGTTCGGCTTGTAGAGAAGGCCGGAGTACAGGCCAGCCCGCCGACCCCCTCTACGGAGCGAGAAAATGAGTTTGACCCCGGTTTCACAGCGCCATCCATTGAGCCGTGCCGTGCACGCTGCTTTCCTGGGCCTGGTTGTCAGCAGCTGCGCGCTGCCTGCGTTTGCGCAGGCTGCAACGGCTGAGCACAACAACCAGGTCCAGCAATGGAACATTCCTGGGGGCCCACTGGCCCCGGCGCTGGACCAGTTTGCGCGCCAGGCGGGTATCAGCCTGTCCTTCGACGCCCAGAGCGTAGCCAACCGCAATACGGCGGGCGTGCAGGGTACGCTGGGCACCTCGGCTGCACTCGCGTCGTTGTTGCAGGGCACCGAACTTCAGGCGGAGCAGCAAGGCCCGGGTGCTTACCTGGTGAAACCCCAACCAAAGCCGGCCGGCCCGCTGGAAATTGGCGCCACCGAGGACTACCGCCTGGCGCCGCTGATCATCAATGCCAAGGTCAAGGCCAGTGCCGATGATGACCTTAACTCGGTAGTCGCCCAGGAACTTTGGGTCGGCGGCAAGGTGGCGACCAGCATCCGCAACACCCCTGCATCCGTGTCGGTGGTGACCCGCAAGGAAATGGAACAGCGCAGTGTCAGCACCACGGAAGAAGCCTTGCAGTACACCCCGGGCGTGGTCAGTGACTTCTATGGCTCGGACGACCGTAACGATTACTTTCAGATCCGCGGCTTCCAGGCCACCACCTATCGTGACGGTTTGACCTTGAGCTCGATGCGCGGCGTGCGTGAAGACCCGTATGCCTACGAGCGCATCGAGATTCTGCGCGGCGCCAACTCCACCCTGTTCGGCCCGGCAGACCCTGGCGGCTCGGTGAACTTCGTGTCCAAGCAGCCGCGCTTCGAGAAGTTCGGCCAAGGCTACGTGACCTATGGCTCGTATGACCATGCCGAGACCGGCATTGACGTCGGCGATGCCCTGAACGACGAACAGACCCTGGCCGGCCGCTTCACTGCCAAGATGCAGAACAGCGACCGCGAGTACGACCATTCTCAGGACGACAACCGGTTCGTGATGGGCGGCCTGACCTGGGCACCTACCGACTTCACCTCGGCCACTGTGATCCTGGACTACCTGAAGACCAACAGCTCGCCGAACAGCGGTGGTTACCCGCTGGACAAGGAATACGACCGCAGCGATTTCTTTGGTGAGCCCAGCTACAACTTCCACGATGTGGAGCGCACCAGCCTCAGCGGCAACATCACCCACGACTTCGACAACGGCTTTGTGCTGCGCAGCAACCTGCGCTACAGCGAGCTGAGCGATGATTTTGGCTATGTTTACCTGAGCGACAGCGCCTCACGTGTTGGCACCACCATCCCCCGCTATGTGTTTGGCACCGACAGCGATGCCGACCAACTCAATGGCAACCTGATGCTGCAGTACGATGCCCAGTTCGAGCACATCGACAGCAGCACCTTGGTAGGTGTGGAGTACCTTGATTCGACGACCAAGCAAAGTTCGGTATACAGCCTGGCCTCATCCATCGACATCGCCAATCCGGTGTTTACCGGCGTGGCGGGTGGCGTTACGCCTTATACCCGCGAGAAAAACGATGCGACGACCAAGGCGGTGTTCCTGCAGCAGAATCTGTCGTTCTACGACCGCCTGATCGCCACGGCGGGGGTACGCAATGACTCCATGGACCTGTCCAGCACGGAATATGTGGGTGGGGTAAGCAAGCAAAGCGACAACTTCTCCGAAACGTCCTACCGCGGCGCACTGACCTACATCGTCAACGATGAAGTTTCCACCTACGTGAGCATGGTCGAATCGGTTTCGCCGCCCCAGGTTGGCGTCACCCCGCAGACCGGCCGCCAATACGAAGTGGGCGTGAAGTACTCGCCTGTGGGCATGGACGCACTGTTCTCCGCTGCCGTTTATGACCTGACCCAGGAAAACGTCACCATCGCAGTGGTGCTGCCCAGCGGCATCATCGAGCAGCAAACCGTTGGCGAGTCACGCGCACGCGGCCTGGACCTGGAAGGCAAAGCGCAAATCACGCAAAACCTTAGCCTGATCGGTGCGTATTCCTACATGGAGACCGAGGTGCTGCGGGGCACGCTGTATGACGGTTCTTCGCTCAAGGGCAAGGAATTCACCGTCGCGCCGAAGCATACTGCCTCGCTGTGGAGCTACTACGACATTCCCGACACTGACGTGAGCGTTGGCCTGGGTGCACGCTATGTGGGTGGGTACTACATGGATGCGGCCAATACCAAGAAAAGCGACGGCACCACGATTTTTGACGCGGCTTTGAATTACAAGATTGCCAAGGGGACTGACCTTGCGCTGAATGTCAGCAACCTGTTTGACGAGCAACATGTGGTGGGATCGGGGACGGCGAACTATTACAACCCGGGGCGTGAGGTTACGGCCAAGGTGAGTTATAGCTGGTAAGGCGGTGGCGGATGGCACGGGCTTCGCCCGTGTTCGCGGCTAAAGCCGCTCTCATGGAACTGCGCATAACTTACTGATTTAGCAGGGTCCCTGTGGGAGCGGGCGTGCCCGCGAACACCGGCGTAGCCGGTGCCATCTACCGTGCTGCCTGCTTCGCGGGCACGCCCGCTCCCACAGGTGCCAGCCAAATTGAGCCTTCAGCGCATCATCCCTAGTTCGGCATCATCAAGCAGTGCCTTGCCCAAGGCGCACAGGTAATGCGCTGCCCAGATCAGCTTGGGTTTGTCTTCCATCAGGCCGTCAATGGTCAGGTCACGCGCATAGCCCATCAGCTCAGAAGCCTGCTCGCGGGCGCTCTGGCAAGGGATGCCAGCTTCGATGCGTAACAGTGGGTGCGTCTGGTCTTCGCCCTGAAAGAAGATGGTTTTACCGACTGTGCAGTTCGTGTCTTCGGTGGTCATTGTTCAATCTCCCTGGTCTTGTGGTTGCCTGGGCTGGCCCTATCGCCGGCAAGCTGAGCTCCCACAAGGTTTCTGCTCGATATACGAATCAGTGCATCGGTTGCGGGCCCGCTGGGGCCTGTATTTGCGCAAGCGCTGATTCGAGTAATCGCCGCAGGGTTTCAAGCTCGTGCATTGACGCCATGATCAACAACGAAGCGGGCGACCTTGGCTGCATCAGCATCGCCTGCTGGGCTACGGCTTCTGCGCAGAGTGCGTAGTCCGAGGCCAGCATGATCGTGTCTTCCAGGGAATGGAGGTGAGGCGGGTCAGGAACAATCTTTAGCATTGTGCTGTGTTCTCGATAGGGGCCACCGCCAACCCGCTGTCAAACGGAAAGGTGGCAGCTGTGCATGGGTTGACAGACCGGCGAACACAGAAACCGGCGCACGCGAGCGTGCCCCATGCACAACCGCCATGAACGGTTGAGCGCGCTGTGTATCGTTGCGGCCTGTCAAAGCCGGTCGTTGATGTGCAACGACCCACCGAGACTAAAACCCTGAAAAAATGACCGCAACGGAAAACAGGCGCTGGGAGTATCTTTGGGAAACGCCCTACAAGGAAGGGGTTAAATCCGACTTTTTGACCCGCAGATCGCAAAATCCAGGCACAAAAAAAGACGCCCGAGGGCGTCTTCTTTCTAGGATTTGGTGGAGCCGGGGGGATTTGAACCCCCGTCCGCCAGTACTCCGCTGTCGGTACTACATGCGTAGCCGTGTCTATTGATTTAATCCGCAGCCGCCCGACGGGCAGGGTGCTTTGGATGATTTGTGTAAGTTTTAGTCACTTCGCCCACAACGTGCTACGCGACGATCCTGTTCTGTATGACAATCAGTTCGGGTTTACAGGCATCCCCTAATGATTGCTGGAGCCGAAGCTACCAGAAGCAACGGGTCAAGAGGGCCGCTTACGCAGCCAGCTTGAACTCCGCGCCGTAGTTTTCGTCATTGGCAACTATAAAAGTTGCAACAGTGGATTTACGAGTTCTGTTACCAACTCGGCATGCACCTAGAGTTTCGCTACCGGCGTCGAATCCTAATCGGCCCCACACTAGCGTTACGCTAACGCACCTTACGGCACGTGGGGTGGAGTATACGCCATTGCGCGGGCGACGTCGACAGCCGGTCTTGTCGCCCGCTGTCAGGCTCACGCGCCGCCGCTGCCGGTACCGCTGCCTTTCTCGGTTTTTTCCAGGCGCTCCAGCACTTTGCTGGTGATGGCGATGCATTCCTTGGTGTCGCCTGAGGCCTGGGCGGCCTTGGCTTTGTCGACGTGCTCGGTGACGGCTTTGTCCAGGCCCTCGGAGGTGGCGCCGGCGGTGGCCATGCTGTCGTCGATTTTTTGCAGGTTCATTGCGCAGAGGTCGTCGGCGGCAAACACCGGTGACGCCAGCAGGGTTGCGGCCGCGAACAGGGCCGAAAGCGCGGTACCTTTCATGGGTGTCTCCTCTGAGGCCTCTGGAAGGTGGGCCTGTAAGGTGGACTGTGGGGGAATGGCGGGGGTTCAATCGGGATGGTGGTGGGGTGAAGGTGGCACCTGCTTTGCCGGTGTTCGCGGGTGTTCGCCATGCCACTTTCTTCGCTTGTGAGATCGAGCGCCGCCCGCGCGGCGCTCGATCTCATAGGCGCCGCAAACCTAGCGGCGAACCCCTCCGGCCTAAATACTCCGCGGCCGGGTAACGCGGTCCACCAGGTAGACCAGCCCGTGGTAATCGATGCCGCTGTGGCTCGACAAGCCAATCTCACAGGTGCGGCTAGTAGAAATACCTTCGCTGCAATACTGCACCGCATCCTTCAGGCTGCGCAGCGAGTGAGCATTCAGCTCAGGGGTGGTGAAGCCTTTGTCACCGGCAAACCCGCAGCAATGAATGCCTTCAGGGATTACCACATTTTTACTGCAACGCCGCGCCAGGTCGATCAGCGCCTGGCTTTCGCCAAGGTGCTGGGTGCTGCAGGTCACGTGCACGGCTACTGGCTCGTCCTGGGGGGTGAACTCCAGGCGGTCGAGCAGGTGGGTGCGGATAAAACGCACCGGGTCGTACAGGTCCAGCCGGGTGTCGCCCAGGTCTTGCACCAGGCGCAGGGTGCAGGGGCTGGTGTCGCAGTAGATCGGGTCAAGGCCGCCGCGGCTGGCGTGCAGCAGGGCGTTGATCAGCTCCTGGCGCTTGTGCTCGGCCTGTTCGGGGTAACCCTTGGAGGCGAAGGGCTGGCCGCAGCACAGGCTGTCGGCGTTGTCGGGGAACACCACCTGGTAGCCGGCCTTTTCCAGCAGGCCGCGGGTTTTGTCCAGCAGCGAGCTTTGTTCGCGGTCGGAGTAAGCCGGGCCCATCACGCGGGAGACGCAGGCAGCCAGGTACACCACCCGGGGCCGGGCGTCGTTGCTGGTCGGGCCGAAGCTGATCGGGCGCAGGGGCTGTGGCATGGCCGGTGTCCACTGCGGCAGGCGGCCTTTGCTGGCTTTGCTCAGCGAGGCGCTCAAGCGGCCCAGGCGCGGGGCGCCGAGCAGCTTGCGTGCCGTGTTGGCGGCAGTGAGGGTAAGGCGTGCGCCCCCCAATACGGTGGGGAAGTGCTCGGCCAGCCAGTCGGCGCTCTTGTAGTGGTCGGCGGCCTGGCTGCGCAGCTTTTTCACCAGTTCGCCAGTGTTGATGCCGACTGGGCAGCGCTGGGCGCACAGGCCGGTGGCGGCGCAGGTGTCGAGGCCTTGGTACTGGTAGGTGCGGCGTAATTCGCGGGTGTCGATGCCGGCGCGTTGCTTGGCCTGGATGTCACGCCACATGACGATGCGCTGGCGCGGGCTGAGGGTAAGTCCCTTGGACGGGCACACCGGTTCGCAGAAGCCGCATTCGATGCACTTGTCGACGATTTCGTCGGCGGCCGGCAGCGGCTTGAGGTTTTTCAGGTGGATGTCAGGGTCTTCGCTCAGCACCACGTCGGGGTTGAGGATGCCGTTGGGGTCGAGCAGGCGCTTGAGCTTCCACATCAGCTGGTAGGCATCATGGCCCCATTCCAGCTCCACGAACGGCGCCATGTTGCGCCCGGTGCCGTGCTCGGCCTTCAGCGAGCCACCAAACTCCACCGCCACCAGTTGTGCCACGTCGTCCATGAAGGCCTGGTAACGGGCGACTTCCTCGGCGCTGTTGAAGCCTTGGGTGAAGACGAAGTGCAGGTTGCCTTCCAGCGCGTGGCCGAAAATGATCGCTTCGTCGTAACGGTGCTTGTCGAACAGCAGGATCAGGCGGTTGACGCCTTCGGCCAGTTGCTCGACGGGGAAGGTCACGTCTTCGATGATCACCGTGGTGCCGGTCTGGCGCACGGCGCCGACGGCGGGGAAGGTGTCCTTGCGGATTTTCCACAGCTGGTTGTACACGGCCGGGTCTTCGCTGAAGTCCACTTGCTGTTCCAGCGGGAAGTCGGCGATCGAGGCCATTACCTGGTGCAGTTGCTCGTGCAGCAGGCTCTGGCTGGCGGCGCGGGACTCGATCAGCAGGGCGCAGGCGTTGTCCGACAGGCCTTTTACCCACAGCGGCATGCCAGGCATGTTTTGTACTGAACGCAGGCTGCGGCGATCGAGCAGTTCCACGGCCGAAACCGGCTGTTGCTTGAGCACGGGCACTGCGCGGCAGCAGCTTTCGACGCTGGGGAACACCAGCAGGGCGCTGGCCTTGTGCGGGTGATCGGGCACGGTGTTGTAGGTGACAGCGCTGATGAAGCCCAGGGTGCCTTCGGAGCCGACCAGCAGGTGCTGCAGGATGTCCAGCGGCTGGTCGTAGTCCACCAGTGCGTTCAGCGACAGGCCGGTGGTGTTCTTCAGCCGGTACTTGTGCCGGATGCGCTCGGCCAGCGCGGTGTTGGCGCGGGTCTCGCGGGCCAGGCGGGCCAGCGAATCCAGTAGCTCGGCGTGGCTGTTTTCAAAGGCGGCGACGCTGGCCGGGTCTTCGCTGTCCAGGCGGGTGCCGTCGGCCAGCACCAGGCGCAGGCCCGCCAGGGTGTGGTAGGTGTTCTGCGCGGTGCCGCAGCACATGCCGCTGGCGTTGTTGGCGACGATGCCGCCGATTTTACAGGCGTTGATCGAGGCCGGATCTGGGCCGATCTTGCGCCCGAAAGGCGCCAGCCAGGCATTGGCCTGGGCGCCGATGACGCCGGGCTGCAGGCGGATCTGCTCGCCTTGGCCACGGATTTCGCGACCATTCCAGTTATCACCCAGTACAATCAGTACCGAGTCGCTGATGGCCTGGCCGGACAGGCTGGTACCCGCAGCGCGGAAGGTAACCGGCACCCGCTCGCGCTGGGCCAGTTTGATCAGGCCGACCACTTCGTCCTCGGACTCGACGCGCACCACCAGCTTGGGGATCAGTCGGTAGAAGCTGGCGTCGGTAC
This window harbors:
- a CDS encoding TonB-dependent siderophore receptor gives rise to the protein MSLTPVSQRHPLSRAVHAAFLGLVVSSCALPAFAQAATAEHNNQVQQWNIPGGPLAPALDQFARQAGISLSFDAQSVANRNTAGVQGTLGTSAALASLLQGTELQAEQQGPGAYLVKPQPKPAGPLEIGATEDYRLAPLIINAKVKASADDDLNSVVAQELWVGGKVATSIRNTPASVSVVTRKEMEQRSVSTTEEALQYTPGVVSDFYGSDDRNDYFQIRGFQATTYRDGLTLSSMRGVREDPYAYERIEILRGANSTLFGPADPGGSVNFVSKQPRFEKFGQGYVTYGSYDHAETGIDVGDALNDEQTLAGRFTAKMQNSDREYDHSQDDNRFVMGGLTWAPTDFTSATVILDYLKTNSSPNSGGYPLDKEYDRSDFFGEPSYNFHDVERTSLSGNITHDFDNGFVLRSNLRYSELSDDFGYVYLSDSASRVGTTIPRYVFGTDSDADQLNGNLMLQYDAQFEHIDSSTLVGVEYLDSTTKQSSVYSLASSIDIANPVFTGVAGGVTPYTREKNDATTKAVFLQQNLSFYDRLIATAGVRNDSMDLSSTEYVGGVSKQSDNFSETSYRGALTYIVNDEVSTYVSMVESVSPPQVGVTPQTGRQYEVGVKYSPVGMDALFSAAVYDLTQENVTIAVVLPSGIIEQQTVGESRARGLDLEGKAQITQNLSLIGAYSYMETEVLRGTLYDGSSLKGKEFTVAPKHTASLWSYYDIPDTDVSVGLGARYVGGYYMDAANTKKSDGTTIFDAALNYKIAKGTDLALNVSNLFDEQHVVGSGTANYYNPGREVTAKVSYSW
- a CDS encoding DUF3077 domain-containing protein, which codes for MTTEDTNCTVGKTIFFQGEDQTHPLLRIEAGIPCQSAREQASELMGYARDLTIDGLMEDKPKLIWAAHYLCALGKALLDDAELGMMR
- a CDS encoding FAD-binding and (Fe-S)-binding domain-containing protein, producing the protein MSLPAAFLRDAERLIPAERRFDDPTSTLAFGTDASFYRLIPKLVVRVESEDEVVGLIKLAQRERVPVTFRAAGTSLSGQAISDSVLIVLGDNWNGREIRGQGEQIRLQPGVIGAQANAWLAPFGRKIGPDPASINACKIGGIVANNASGMCCGTAQNTYHTLAGLRLVLADGTRLDSEDPASVAAFENSHAELLDSLARLARETRANTALAERIRHKYRLKNTTGLSLNALVDYDQPLDILQHLLVGSEGTLGFISAVTYNTVPDHPHKASALLVFPSVESCCRAVPVLKQQPVSAVELLDRRSLRSVQNMPGMPLWVKGLSDNACALLIESRAASQSLLHEQLHQVMASIADFPLEQQVDFSEDPAVYNQLWKIRKDTFPAVGAVRQTGTTVIIEDVTFPVEQLAEGVNRLILLFDKHRYDEAIIFGHALEGNLHFVFTQGFNSAEEVARYQAFMDDVAQLVAVEFGGSLKAEHGTGRNMAPFVELEWGHDAYQLMWKLKRLLDPNGILNPDVVLSEDPDIHLKNLKPLPAADEIVDKCIECGFCEPVCPSKGLTLSPRQRIVMWRDIQAKQRAGIDTRELRRTYQYQGLDTCAATGLCAQRCPVGINTGELVKKLRSQAADHYKSADWLAEHFPTVLGGARLTLTAANTARKLLGAPRLGRLSASLSKASKGRLPQWTPAMPQPLRPISFGPTSNDARPRVVYLAACVSRVMGPAYSDREQSSLLDKTRGLLEKAGYQVVFPDNADSLCCGQPFASKGYPEQAEHKRQELINALLHASRGGLDPIYCDTSPCTLRLVQDLGDTRLDLYDPVRFIRTHLLDRLEFTPQDEPVAVHVTCSTQHLGESQALIDLARRCSKNVVIPEGIHCCGFAGDKGFTTPELNAHSLRSLKDAVQYCSEGISTSRTCEIGLSSHSGIDYHGLVYLVDRVTRPRSI